The genomic window GAGCAGGAGGTAACAGAGGTCGACGAGGAAATTCACCACGATGACGAGAGCGGCGAACAGGAGAATGACGGATTGCAGGACGACGAGGTCGCGCTGCGCCACCGCCTGGAAAGCCAGCCGGCCGAGGCCGGGCAGGCTGAAGACGTTCTCCACCAGCACCGCACCGGCGATCAGAAAGGTGAATTGAAGACCGAGGATGGTAACAATGGGCACAAGCGCGTTGGGCACGATGTGCCGCCAAAGGATCACGCCCTGCGACAGTCCCTTGGCCCGGGCCGCGCGGACAAAGTCATTCCCCGCGAGTTCCACGATCGCGGTGCGAGCAACCCGGGTGAGGATGCCCGCCTGCGGCAGGGCCAGCGCGAAGGCGGGAAGCAGCAGCGCCTTGAGCGCAGACAGGATGCCTACGCTCCAGCCCGGAAAGCCGCCCGCGGGGAACCAGCCGAGCCATGTGGAGAAGACCAGGATCAGGATCAGGCCGATCCAGAAATTCGGCAGTGTCATCGCCGCCTGCGCGAAGGCCATGGCGCCATAGTCGAGCGGCTTGTCGCGGCGGGCGCCTGCCACGATGCCAAGCGGCAGGGCCAGTATCATCGCGATGGCGATGGACAGAACGGCGAGCGGCAGCGTGACGGCCAAACGCTCCGCGATCAGGCCTGCGACCGGGACGCCATAAGTGATTGATGTGCCGAAGCTGCCGCTCAGCACTCCTCCGATCCAGGCGAGGTAGCGGGCCGCCGCCGGCTGGTCGAGACCAAGCTCCAGGCGAAGTGCCGCCAGAGTATCCGGTCGGGCGGATGTGCCGAGCATGATGGCCGCCGGATCTCCGGGGAGCACATCCGTCACCACGAAAACCAAGATCGAGACAAGCGCCAGCGTCAGCACCAGACCCGCTGCACGTCGGGCGATGAGAGAGATCATCGCGCCACCATCAATCCTCCCAGACAACCTCGGTCAGGTCATTCGACGGGATCGGCTCGTTGGCCCAAAGACCCTTCAACTTCTTGTCCCAGATACCGAGCTTGGGCATGACAAAGAGAAAAAGGGCGGGCACATCCTCGGCGAGCATGGCCTGCGCCTCACCGTAGAGCTTGAGGCGGCCTTCCTCATCGGTCGTCTGCTCGGCGCGCTTGATGGTGTCGTTGAAAGCCGGGTTGCGATAGCCGAAATAGTAGTCCGGCCGCGCGTAGATGCCAATGTCCATCGGCTCGGCATGCGCCACGATGGTCATATCGAAGTCATGCCCGGTCATGACCTCGCTGACCCATTTGGCCGGAAATTCAGTCGGCACGATGGTCATGGTCACGCCAATTTCCGCCAACATCGCCTGGATCACCTCGGCCGAGCGTGTCGCGTAGCTCATCTGCGGCACCTTGATGGTGAAGGTGAAGCCATTGGGGTAGCCGGCTTCGCTCAAGAGGCTGCGCGCCTTGGCCTTGTTGGCTGCATAGACGCCGGTGAGGTCGATGAACCCGGGGTCGTTGGGCGTGTAATGGCTGCCGATCGCCTGTCCGAGGCCCGACCACGCCCCCTCGATCAGCAAAGGACGATCCACGGCGAGCATCAGGGCCTGCCGCACCCTCTTGTCATCGAATGGCTTGCGCTGGTTGTTCATGCCGGCGACCACCTTGAGCTCGGTGTTGCCGACGAGGGCGGTGAAGCGTTGGTCCTTCTGGAAGGTGCCGTAGAGCTCGGGGGCGCCGAACTCGGGAAAGGCATCGACATCGCCGGCCCGCAGCGCGGCGGCCTGGGCCTGGGGATCACCGATGAACCGGAACGTGACGCGCTGGGTCCGTGCCGGCTGGGCCGCGTTCCAATAATTCGGATTTCGTTCCAGCACGATCCTGTCGCCCTTGGCCCAGCGCACAAACTTGAAGGGGCCGGTTCCGACGGGTTCGGTTTTATTGACCTGTGCGGACTTCGGCTCGACCATCACGGATGCCGGCCAGCCCAACCAATAGAGCAGATTGCCCGCCGGCTCCTTGAGCGTGACGACAAGGGTCGCCGGATCTTGAGCTGTGACGGTGTCGATCACGCTGAAAAACTGCTTCTGCGGATTGGTGGAATTGGCCCCCCGCGCGCGATCGAGCGCAAATTTCGCCGTCGAGGCATCAAAAGTCTCGCCGTTATGGAACTTGACGCCCTGGCGCAGCGTGAAGGTGTAGGTCCGGCCATCCTCCGAGACGGTCCAGCGCTCGGCCAGTTGGGGCTGGATCTTGCCGTCACGGTCGATCCGCACGAGCCCCTGGTAGATATTCTGCCAGGTCACCTGGCCGATAGCCACAGGCGCTGCAGCCGTGGGGTCAAGACCCTGGGGCTCAATCGCCATGCCCACCACCACGTCGCTGCGAGCCGCGAATGCCGCGGGGCTCTGGACGGCGCACCAACCGAGCACCAACGCAGCCAGCAACACCGGACGCGCGCGATCAAACAGCGGCCCGCTCATCGCCGGTTCTGTCAAAAGGCCAAGCGCGCGGAGGCCCACGGCGCGGACGCTCCTGGAGACCCACGCCGGCCCGCGATCCGTCACGGCTCCCCCACCCCTCGCAAACCCCATGCCTATCTCCACTATCCGTGCCAAAAAAACAGCATCCAGGCTGCGTGACGACATATGCGACCGCGGTTGCTGCAATCGCGAACAGTCGCGGCACGATAGTGAATGGCACAGGCAACGCGCGACAACAATGATCTTGCGGCCCGATCCTTCGACGACGGAGAGGGCCATCGATCGCATCCACCTGATGCCGTCGGAAGAGGCAGTTGCACGGAAGATGCGCATCGAAAGGCTATCCCATTAGGTAATGGCCTTTTCCAAGGGGCTGCTGGCGAAGGAAGCCATTGAGAATTATAGTGTGAATAGCGCTAAACGATTCGCATTTGGCGTCCGCTAAAAATGCGGATGTTGACGCTAAAGCCCGCACTGGGTGCTACACGCT from Hyphomicrobiales bacterium includes these protein-coding regions:
- a CDS encoding putative peptide transport system permease protein BAB2_1050 (Evidence 3 : Putative function from multiple computational evidences) yields the protein MISLIARRAAGLVLTLALVSILVFVVTDVLPGDPAAIMLGTSARPDTLAALRLELGLDQPAAARYLAWIGGVLSGSFGTSITYGVPVAGLIAERLAVTLPLAVLSIAIAMILALPLGIVAGARRDKPLDYGAMAFAQAAMTLPNFWIGLILILVFSTWLGWFPAGGFPGWSVGILSALKALLLPAFALALPQAGILTRVARTAIVELAGNDFVRAARAKGLSQGVILWRHIVPNALVPIVTILGLQFTFLIAGAVLVENVFSLPGLGRLAFQAVAQRDLVVLQSVILLFAALVIVVNFLVDLCYLLLDPRLRDARR
- a CDS encoding Peptide/nickel transport system substrate-binding protein, translating into MGFARGGGAVTDRGPAWVSRSVRAVGLRALGLLTEPAMSGPLFDRARPVLLAALVLGWCAVQSPAAFAARSDVVVGMAIEPQGLDPTAAAPVAIGQVTWQNIYQGLVRIDRDGKIQPQLAERWTVSEDGRTYTFTLRQGVKFHNGETFDASTAKFALDRARGANSTNPQKQFFSVIDTVTAQDPATLVVTLKEPAGNLLYWLGWPASVMVEPKSAQVNKTEPVGTGPFKFVRWAKGDRIVLERNPNYWNAAQPARTQRVTFRFIGDPQAQAAALRAGDVDAFPEFGAPELYGTFQKDQRFTALVGNTELKVVAGMNNQRKPFDDKRVRQALMLAVDRPLLIEGAWSGLGQAIGSHYTPNDPGFIDLTGVYAANKAKARSLLSEAGYPNGFTFTIKVPQMSYATRSAEVIQAMLAEIGVTMTIVPTEFPAKWVSEVMTGHDFDMTIVAHAEPMDIGIYARPDYYFGYRNPAFNDTIKRAEQTTDEEGRLKLYGEAQAMLAEDVPALFLFVMPKLGIWDKKLKGLWANEPIPSNDLTEVVWED